The following are encoded in a window of Mycolicibacterium tusciae JS617 genomic DNA:
- a CDS encoding fumarylacetoacetate hydrolase family protein, giving the protein MRVRTVKLGDEQAACVALVDGRLARIDRVLAGGPWNLLSLMATEQLDALAAAVATGVDDDDCVDPDAPVLAPWTRPRKILGIGLNYGAHAGDLGEQAPRTSPASFIKGDHTIVGPGEPIVVPPGIGKVTAEAELGLVIGRTCYQVGVDEAMSFVAGVVPVLDQTAEAVLMENPRYLTRVKNYPTFFSFGPDLITLDVVLAHAPLADLRVATVHNGAVHRKDTVSGMTFSPAELLSFHSQVMPFYPGDILSTGTPGAVAIEPGDVVRCELGDELASLTNPVA; this is encoded by the coding sequence ATGCGCGTACGCACTGTCAAGTTGGGTGACGAACAAGCTGCCTGCGTCGCGCTGGTCGACGGCCGCCTCGCCAGGATCGACCGAGTGCTGGCCGGCGGGCCCTGGAATCTGTTGTCCCTCATGGCGACTGAGCAGCTGGACGCGCTCGCCGCTGCGGTGGCCACCGGTGTCGACGATGACGATTGCGTGGACCCCGATGCGCCCGTGCTGGCCCCGTGGACGCGGCCCCGAAAGATCCTGGGCATCGGGCTCAATTACGGCGCGCACGCCGGCGACCTCGGAGAGCAGGCGCCGCGTACGTCACCCGCCTCGTTCATCAAGGGCGACCACACCATCGTCGGCCCTGGCGAACCGATTGTCGTGCCGCCCGGTATCGGAAAAGTGACCGCCGAGGCCGAGTTGGGTCTGGTGATCGGTCGCACCTGCTACCAGGTCGGCGTCGATGAGGCGATGTCCTTCGTGGCGGGCGTGGTACCGGTTCTCGACCAGACGGCTGAGGCTGTGCTGATGGAGAACCCGCGCTATCTGACGCGGGTCAAGAACTACCCCACCTTCTTCTCCTTCGGACCCGACCTGATCACCCTCGACGTGGTGCTGGCCCATGCGCCGCTGGCGGACTTGCGCGTCGCGACCGTGCACAACGGCGCCGTACACCGCAAGGACACCGTCTCGGGTATGACGTTCTCCCCCGCCGAGCTGCTCAGCTTCCACAGCCAGGTGATGCCGTTCTACCCCGGGGACATCCTGTCCACCGGCACGCCGGGCGCGGTCGCGATCGAGCCGGGCGACGTGGTGCGTTGTGAGCTGGGAGACGAGCTCGCGTCGCTGACCAACCCGGTCGCGTAG
- a CDS encoding SDR family oxidoreductase, which produces MDLGISGRTALVLGASGGLGSAIASRLAAEGANVALAGRSADGLAATASRVEAAGVKALPLEWDLGDLDRMESVVTEIERTLGPVDILVNNTGGPPPTTVTGQEAVVWRTSFDQMILSVIMLTDRVLPGMRERRWGRILTSTSSGALAPIPNLGLSNTLRASLHAWSKTLAEEVGYDGVTSNVIVPGRIETDRTRFLDERRAEREGRSPDEVMRDSAATMALGRYGRPEEYADVAAFLCSERASYVTGSVVRVDGGLIRGIA; this is translated from the coding sequence ATGGATCTCGGCATATCAGGACGCACGGCCCTCGTGCTCGGTGCGAGCGGGGGCCTTGGTAGCGCAATCGCGTCGCGGCTGGCCGCTGAAGGCGCGAATGTCGCGCTGGCGGGCCGCTCGGCCGATGGGCTGGCCGCGACCGCGTCGCGCGTGGAGGCTGCTGGTGTCAAGGCATTGCCACTCGAATGGGACCTCGGCGATCTGGATCGCATGGAGTCCGTCGTAACCGAAATCGAAAGGACGCTCGGGCCCGTCGACATCCTGGTGAACAACACCGGCGGCCCACCGCCGACGACCGTCACCGGCCAAGAGGCCGTCGTATGGCGGACGAGTTTCGACCAGATGATCCTGTCGGTGATCATGCTGACCGACCGCGTCCTGCCCGGGATGCGCGAGCGGCGGTGGGGCCGGATCCTCACGTCGACCTCGTCGGGCGCGCTCGCGCCCATCCCCAACCTCGGCCTGTCGAACACCCTTCGGGCGAGCCTGCACGCGTGGTCCAAGACGCTCGCCGAGGAAGTGGGATATGACGGTGTGACGTCCAATGTGATTGTGCCGGGGCGCATCGAGACCGACCGCACACGATTCCTCGACGAACGCAGGGCGGAAAGGGAAGGCCGTTCACCCGACGAGGTGATGCGAGACAGCGCGGCGACGATGGCGCTCGGGCGGTATGGCCGTCCCGAGGAGTACGCCGACGTGGCGGCATTTCTGTGCAGCGAAAGGGCCTCCTACGTCACCGGATCGGTGGTCCGCGTGGACGGCGGCCTGATCAGGGGAATCGCCTGA
- a CDS encoding dihydrodipicolinate synthase family protein, with product MSGVRVNRVISQGLWGVLATPFDEGLAVDIASLCSEVESFAADGCDGLVALGVFGEAAALDADEADEVAHTVASQTDLPYVLGLSERDPDAAVSQARRLTGALPRPPVALMAQIADANPAVAVSALRGLYDATGIGILLQDYPVVSGITVSDEQVCNIVESCPFVVGVKSETPPTSVAITYLAPRLDVPVFGGLGGVGLLDELAAGSAGAMTGFSHPAALAAVLTAHREGGFAAARDVWAPWLPLANFEGQVRVGLAIRKEVLRRRGVIASGKVRQPARSLPATLAPLLDQHLAALPALDHSHH from the coding sequence ATGTCGGGAGTGCGGGTGAATAGAGTTATTTCTCAAGGTCTTTGGGGTGTGCTCGCCACGCCGTTCGATGAAGGCCTCGCCGTCGATATCGCATCACTGTGCAGCGAGGTCGAATCCTTCGCCGCCGACGGATGCGACGGGTTGGTCGCGCTCGGCGTCTTCGGTGAGGCCGCGGCACTTGACGCCGACGAGGCCGACGAAGTGGCCCACACCGTCGCGTCCCAAACCGATCTGCCGTACGTACTCGGACTATCCGAACGGGACCCCGATGCCGCGGTTTCACAGGCACGACGACTGACCGGCGCCCTACCGCGCCCACCGGTGGCGCTGATGGCACAGATCGCCGACGCAAATCCCGCGGTGGCCGTCTCGGCACTTCGCGGGCTGTATGACGCGACGGGCATCGGCATCCTGCTACAGGATTATCCGGTCGTCTCGGGGATCACCGTGAGCGATGAGCAGGTGTGCAACATCGTGGAGTCGTGCCCCTTCGTGGTCGGCGTCAAATCCGAGACACCACCGACGTCCGTGGCGATCACATACTTGGCGCCCAGGCTCGACGTTCCGGTGTTCGGCGGACTCGGCGGTGTGGGTCTGCTCGACGAACTGGCCGCGGGTTCGGCGGGTGCGATGACCGGCTTCAGCCATCCCGCGGCGCTGGCCGCCGTATTGACCGCTCACCGCGAAGGCGGCTTTGCTGCCGCCCGCGACGTATGGGCGCCGTGGCTTCCGCTGGCCAACTTCGAAGGGCAGGTGCGGGTGGGTCTCGCGATCCGCAAAGAGGTGCTCCGACGCCGCGGTGTCATCGCCTCCGGAAAGGTGCGACAACCCGCGCGCTCGCTGCCCGCGACGCTGGCGCCGCTGCTGGATCAGCACCTGGCCGCTCTGCCCGCGCTTGACCACTCACACCACTGA
- the lhgO gene encoding L-2-hydroxyglutarate oxidase, with the protein MSDRVAVVGGGIVGVAIAREILTRRPDSQVTLFEKEDRLATHQTGRNSGVVHAGLYYQPGSNKALLCRRGVGLLEEFCAQRGIRRIECGKVLVALDDIERARLGNIEERALANGVPGVRIIGPEELRELEPHVRGVAALHSPTTSIVDFAEVTQALAADAVAAGAKILLGQEVIGLRSTDTEVVVTARTAGGTYQEAFDQIIACGGLQSDRLAELAADGPEPVIMPFRGEYYALKPQRRGLVNGLVYPVPDPRYPFLGVHITPRVDGEVFVGPNAVLALAREGYTWRTFSARDLSEIARTPAFWRFARQHWRTGIREMYGSLSKRRFMAGARAYVPEMSDDDVVAGTAGVRAQALEADGALVDDFRISIRDRIALLRNAPSPAATSALAIAEHVVSMIADVGSAGE; encoded by the coding sequence ATGAGCGACCGGGTCGCTGTCGTCGGCGGTGGGATCGTCGGTGTCGCCATTGCGCGCGAGATCCTGACCCGCAGGCCCGACTCGCAGGTGACGTTGTTCGAGAAGGAGGATCGTCTCGCCACGCACCAAACGGGACGCAACAGCGGTGTCGTCCATGCCGGCCTGTACTACCAACCCGGTTCGAACAAGGCCCTGCTCTGCCGTCGCGGCGTCGGCCTCCTCGAGGAGTTCTGTGCGCAGCGCGGCATCCGGCGCATCGAATGCGGCAAGGTGCTCGTGGCGCTGGACGACATCGAGCGCGCACGGCTGGGCAATATCGAAGAACGTGCACTGGCCAACGGAGTCCCGGGCGTCCGCATAATCGGGCCCGAGGAGTTGCGCGAGCTCGAACCGCACGTGCGCGGTGTCGCCGCCCTGCATTCACCCACGACGTCGATTGTCGATTTCGCAGAGGTGACCCAGGCGCTCGCCGCAGACGCCGTCGCTGCGGGGGCGAAAATTCTGCTCGGACAAGAAGTTATCGGCCTCCGATCTACTGACACCGAGGTCGTCGTCACCGCACGCACGGCAGGCGGTACCTATCAGGAAGCCTTCGACCAGATCATCGCCTGCGGCGGATTGCAGAGCGACCGACTCGCCGAACTCGCCGCCGACGGCCCCGAGCCCGTCATCATGCCGTTCCGCGGCGAGTACTACGCGTTGAAGCCACAGCGCCGCGGCCTGGTCAATGGACTCGTGTATCCAGTGCCCGACCCCCGATACCCGTTCCTCGGAGTCCACATCACCCCGCGCGTCGACGGCGAGGTGTTCGTCGGCCCCAACGCGGTACTGGCGCTGGCCCGGGAGGGCTACACCTGGCGCACGTTCTCGGCGCGTGACCTGTCCGAAATTGCTCGCACACCGGCATTCTGGCGGTTCGCCCGTCAGCACTGGCGCACCGGGATCCGCGAGATGTACGGCTCGCTGAGCAAGCGGAGGTTCATGGCGGGGGCCCGCGCCTACGTCCCAGAGATGAGCGACGACGACGTGGTGGCCGGCACCGCGGGGGTCCGCGCACAGGCCCTCGAGGCCGACGGCGCATTGGTCGACGACTTCCGGATCAGCATCCGCGACCGCATCGCGCTGCTGCGCAATGCGCCGTCGCCGGCCGCGACGTCCGCGCTCGCGATTGCAGAGCACGTCGTGTCCATGATCGCAGATGTCGGGAGTGCGGGTGAATAG
- a CDS encoding CaiB/BaiF CoA transferase family protein, giving the protein MKNAHRPLSDMRVVDLSRALAGPYATMMMADAGAEVIKVEPPTGDDSRGWLPYVDRNGHRESAYYMSANRNKRSVVLDLKSADGADRLRWLASQADVLVENYRPGVLERLGLGLDDLRAANPRLVTLSITGFGRGGPDGKRPGFDQIVQAEGGLMTLTGHPGGSPQRVGIPIADILAGMFGAFGVMTALQARERTGRGQHVETSLLAAVVGVHVFHGVGWLAAGVEPVLTGNRHPSIAPYGVFGCADADIAIAVASNSLWRKFASIMGLDPDRPDLATNSARVAHADALQKEIDALLADRSADEVLYALDAAGVPAGRIRTIPEVYDWEQVRESMVLTLPHPTLGDLDVPGSPLRLSEHTEPRREPPPALGVDQDDVFADYVRAGGCR; this is encoded by the coding sequence ATGAAGAACGCACATCGACCGCTGTCCGACATGCGGGTCGTGGATCTGAGCCGCGCGCTGGCGGGGCCCTACGCGACCATGATGATGGCCGACGCCGGCGCCGAAGTGATCAAGGTCGAACCACCGACAGGTGACGACAGCCGGGGCTGGCTGCCCTACGTCGACCGCAACGGCCATCGCGAGTCGGCGTACTACATGAGCGCCAACCGCAACAAGCGTTCCGTCGTGCTCGACCTCAAGTCCGCGGACGGCGCTGACCGCCTGCGATGGCTCGCGAGTCAGGCCGACGTGCTCGTCGAGAACTATCGCCCCGGCGTACTCGAACGCCTCGGCCTCGGACTCGACGACCTGCGAGCCGCCAACCCGAGGTTGGTCACCTTGTCCATCACCGGCTTCGGCCGTGGCGGGCCCGACGGAAAACGCCCCGGGTTCGATCAGATCGTGCAGGCCGAAGGCGGACTGATGACGCTCACCGGCCACCCCGGCGGCTCGCCACAGCGCGTCGGCATTCCCATCGCCGATATTCTTGCGGGCATGTTCGGGGCGTTCGGCGTGATGACCGCCCTGCAGGCACGTGAACGCACCGGACGCGGTCAGCATGTCGAAACCTCGCTTCTCGCAGCGGTTGTCGGCGTTCATGTCTTTCATGGCGTCGGCTGGCTCGCCGCCGGTGTCGAGCCGGTGTTGACCGGCAACAGGCATCCTTCAATCGCGCCGTACGGGGTGTTCGGCTGCGCGGACGCCGACATCGCGATCGCGGTCGCCTCGAATTCGCTGTGGCGGAAGTTCGCGTCAATCATGGGACTGGACCCCGACCGGCCCGACCTCGCCACCAACTCGGCGCGAGTGGCACATGCCGACGCTCTGCAGAAGGAGATCGACGCGCTGCTCGCCGATCGCTCGGCCGATGAGGTTCTCTATGCGCTGGACGCCGCCGGTGTTCCCGCAGGCAGGATCCGCACCATCCCCGAGGTCTACGATTGGGAGCAGGTTCGCGAATCGATGGTGCTGACTTTGCCGCATCCCACACTGGGTGACCTCGACGTCCCTGGCTCACCGCTGCGCCTGTCCGAGCACACCGAACCGCGCCGCGAGCCGCCACCGGCGCTGGGAGTCGATCAGGACGACGTGTTCGCCGACTATGTGCGCGCTGGAGGCTGCCGATGA
- a CDS encoding AbrB family transcriptional regulator: MNLGSLALTAAAAIIGATIATLLHLPAAPLLGAMVGVALVNIFTSSAFEIGSAGKWIVFACLGWLLGVGVNTETLKQLKAAAVPIVVTVVAFLVFGLVAAWLLWKFTSFDSLTALLATAPGGIAQMGALSAGAGANVPIVLTVHVLRITSVIVLMTVGLRMMGGHT, encoded by the coding sequence ATGAACCTCGGTTCGCTGGCGCTGACGGCCGCGGCTGCGATCATCGGCGCCACCATCGCAACACTGTTGCATCTGCCGGCCGCGCCGCTGCTGGGCGCGATGGTGGGCGTCGCACTGGTGAACATCTTCACGTCGTCGGCGTTTGAGATCGGGTCCGCAGGTAAGTGGATCGTCTTCGCCTGCCTCGGTTGGCTGCTGGGAGTCGGGGTGAATACCGAGACGCTGAAGCAGCTGAAGGCCGCGGCCGTGCCGATCGTCGTGACCGTGGTGGCATTCCTGGTGTTCGGACTGGTGGCGGCGTGGCTGCTGTGGAAGTTCACCTCGTTCGACTCGTTGACCGCGCTGCTGGCCACCGCGCCGGGCGGCATCGCCCAGATGGGTGCGTTGTCCGCGGGTGCAGGTGCCAATGTGCCGATCGTGCTGACCGTGCACGTCCTCCGGATCACCTCGGTGATCGTGCTGATGACGGTCGGCCTCAGAATGATGGGAGGGCATACATGA
- a CDS encoding tripartite tricarboxylate transporter permease has protein sequence MHELMTGIVALLTVQNVLLLVFGVMIGMVVGVIPGVGPSAGLAILLPVTFGLDPTGAIVMLAAVYYGAMYGGTITSVLINTPGESATVASTFDGYPLAKQGRAGPALVMAALASFVAGIIGACLLTFAAPAMASFAKTFGPPEYFLVVMAGLLTVIVILRGNKLLGALSALIGFAIGTVGIDIGGGEQRYTFGTVELINGVDFIPVAIGLFAIGEVLHTLWRGGHLEKLKFFGVSARSRGFWPNRNDFRESVGPSLRGSFLGFGIGTTPGAGATVASLMSYNVEKSISRTPWKFGKGAMPGLVGPEAANNAASSGAMIPLLTLGIPGGGATAVLLGGFLMWGLQPGPLLMEQNPEFAWGLIASMFLGNVMLLGVNVFCIPAFASIARVPFRVLGPIIIVLCVLGTFAVNKSFVDVQIMLVCGVLGFFMRQYGLSPAALVIALVLGPMAEETLRQTMVISGGSLGVFVERGTSMGILVFIVFLLTIPLVANPLRHATARALQSLSARRRGDHDHDRDRDPEHAA, from the coding sequence ATGCATGAATTGATGACCGGTATCGTCGCACTGCTGACGGTGCAAAACGTTCTGCTGCTCGTTTTCGGCGTGATGATCGGCATGGTCGTCGGCGTCATCCCCGGCGTCGGCCCCTCGGCCGGCCTGGCGATTCTGCTGCCCGTGACGTTCGGACTCGACCCGACGGGTGCCATCGTGATGCTGGCCGCCGTCTACTACGGCGCGATGTACGGCGGCACGATCACGTCGGTGCTGATCAACACACCGGGTGAGTCCGCCACGGTGGCAAGCACGTTCGACGGATACCCGCTCGCCAAACAAGGGCGTGCCGGGCCCGCGCTGGTCATGGCCGCATTGGCGTCGTTCGTCGCGGGCATCATCGGGGCCTGCCTGCTGACCTTCGCCGCCCCGGCGATGGCGTCATTCGCCAAGACATTCGGGCCGCCGGAGTACTTCCTCGTCGTCATGGCCGGCCTGTTGACGGTCATCGTCATTCTGCGCGGGAACAAGCTGCTCGGCGCGCTATCGGCCCTGATCGGCTTCGCCATCGGCACCGTCGGTATCGACATCGGCGGCGGTGAGCAGCGCTACACATTCGGCACGGTGGAGCTCATCAACGGCGTCGACTTCATCCCGGTCGCGATCGGCCTGTTCGCGATCGGCGAGGTGCTGCACACGCTGTGGCGGGGTGGGCATCTGGAGAAGCTGAAGTTCTTCGGTGTCTCGGCACGCAGCCGCGGATTCTGGCCCAACCGCAACGACTTCCGCGAATCTGTAGGCCCCTCGCTGCGAGGATCCTTTCTCGGTTTCGGTATCGGGACGACACCGGGGGCCGGTGCGACGGTCGCTTCGCTGATGTCCTACAACGTCGAGAAGTCGATCTCCCGCACGCCATGGAAGTTCGGTAAGGGCGCGATGCCCGGACTGGTCGGGCCGGAAGCGGCGAACAACGCCGCATCGTCGGGCGCGATGATCCCGCTGCTCACCCTCGGCATCCCCGGTGGCGGTGCCACCGCGGTGCTGCTCGGCGGATTCCTGATGTGGGGTCTGCAGCCAGGGCCGCTGCTGATGGAACAGAACCCGGAGTTCGCCTGGGGTCTGATCGCCAGCATGTTCCTTGGCAACGTGATGCTGTTGGGCGTCAACGTCTTCTGCATCCCCGCCTTCGCCAGCATCGCGCGCGTGCCGTTTAGGGTTCTCGGACCGATCATCATCGTGCTCTGCGTCCTCGGCACCTTCGCCGTCAACAAGAGCTTCGTCGACGTGCAGATCATGCTGGTGTGCGGTGTCCTCGGGTTCTTCATGCGCCAATACGGGCTCTCCCCCGCCGCGCTTGTCATCGCCCTGGTGCTCGGGCCGATGGCCGAGGAGACGTTACGACAAACAATGGTGATCAGCGGTGGCAGCCTCGGGGTCTTCGTCGAACGCGGAACGTCCATGGGCATCCTGGTGTTCATCGTGTTCCTGCTCACCATCCCCCTGGTCGCGAATCCCTTGCGGCATGCCACAGCACGTGCCCTGCAGTCACTTTCGGCGCGCAGGCGCGGTGACCATGACCATGACCGTGACCGAGATCCGGAACACGCGGCATGA
- a CDS encoding tripartite tricarboxylate transporter TctB family protein — translation MTATAPQPIRVKVSEQPTSRNVDWPKLAFLGVLLLVFAVYTEMAMGMEWRTQAGRIGPGFFPRILGFTTMAVTVLAGVREIVSRRTEKPVSQAEAADEIAEPDLGRHPIALLGFIVAATLFVALFGILGAVVAGILFLGATLWFLDPEHHIRAVIIAIAIPVLLYLAFQTGLNVGLPQGILPLG, via the coding sequence GTGACCGCAACCGCACCGCAACCGATCCGCGTGAAAGTGTCAGAGCAGCCGACGAGCCGGAACGTCGATTGGCCCAAGCTGGCCTTCCTGGGTGTGCTGCTACTCGTCTTCGCGGTCTACACCGAGATGGCGATGGGCATGGAGTGGCGCACCCAGGCGGGCCGGATCGGTCCGGGGTTCTTTCCGCGGATCCTCGGATTCACCACGATGGCCGTGACGGTGCTCGCGGGTGTCCGTGAGATCGTGTCGCGGCGCACCGAAAAGCCCGTCAGCCAGGCCGAGGCGGCCGACGAGATCGCCGAACCCGATCTCGGACGGCACCCGATCGCGTTGCTCGGCTTCATCGTCGCGGCCACGCTGTTCGTCGCGCTGTTCGGCATCCTGGGTGCCGTCGTCGCGGGCATCCTCTTCCTGGGCGCAACGCTGTGGTTCCTCGATCCCGAGCACCATATTCGCGCCGTCATCATCGCGATCGCTATACCCGTCCTCTTGTACCTGGCATTCCAAACCGGACTCAATGTTGGTCTGCCGCAGGGCATCCTGCCGCTCGGATGA
- a CDS encoding Bug family tripartite tricarboxylate transporter substrate binding protein: MRLKVLVTTIFAVIALVLSACSGGSTSSESAQDYPSQDLDWTIAFGPGGGNDLMARKLVQIIQDEKLYPANIAVENREGGSGATGWGYLMSKAGDPYNISTTSGSFLTTPLQADPGWTYKDFTHVGLMATDDALLLVDGKSNIKSFEDWVNFAKGKGKVVVGGIGTVNVDFILQSLIAEHAGYEIEYVPYNEEGQVQTSLLSGALDAMVSNPGSILGQVEGREMTPLLFTGKERLAALPEVPTGAEKGMTDLPSMPRGLILPPEVPDYARDWWIQTMQQVVKSDQWTQYLDQNYLTKNELWGDDFTKYLETTTAEFESTLKEQGAL, from the coding sequence ATGCGACTGAAAGTCTTAGTGACGACAATCTTCGCCGTGATAGCCCTTGTGCTCTCCGCATGTAGCGGTGGGAGCACCAGCTCCGAATCCGCGCAGGACTACCCCTCCCAGGATCTCGACTGGACCATCGCATTCGGGCCTGGCGGTGGCAACGACCTGATGGCCCGCAAGCTCGTCCAAATAATCCAGGACGAGAAGCTCTATCCCGCCAACATCGCGGTGGAGAACCGTGAGGGTGGCAGCGGCGCAACCGGCTGGGGCTACCTGATGTCGAAAGCCGGTGATCCGTACAACATTTCGACCACCTCTGGCTCGTTCCTCACCACACCGCTGCAGGCAGATCCGGGATGGACGTACAAGGACTTCACCCATGTGGGCCTAATGGCCACCGACGACGCACTGCTGCTCGTCGACGGCAAGAGCAACATCAAGTCCTTCGAGGACTGGGTCAACTTCGCGAAGGGCAAGGGCAAAGTGGTCGTCGGAGGAATCGGCACGGTGAACGTCGATTTCATTCTTCAATCGCTGATCGCCGAGCACGCCGGCTACGAGATCGAGTACGTGCCCTACAACGAAGAGGGCCAGGTGCAGACCTCGCTCCTGAGTGGCGCGCTCGACGCGATGGTGTCCAATCCCGGTTCCATCCTGGGGCAGGTTGAAGGACGTGAGATGACGCCGCTGCTGTTCACCGGCAAGGAGCGCCTCGCGGCACTTCCCGAGGTTCCGACGGGCGCCGAGAAGGGCATGACCGATCTGCCATCGATGCCGCGCGGCCTGATACTTCCGCCCGAGGTGCCGGACTACGCCCGCGACTGGTGGATCCAGACCATGCAGCAAGTGGTCAAGTCCGACCAGTGGACGCAGTACCTGGACCAGAACTACCTGACCAAGAACGAGCTGTGGGGTGACGATTTCACCAAGTACCTCGAGACCACCACGGCCGAGTTCGAGAGCACTTTGAAGGAGCAGGGAGCGCTGTGA
- a CDS encoding PaaI family thioesterase has product MTTTGSVRSIPDPVEAAQYAAATAVPEFGRYFLIHFLGLSIAYHDDEQSCSVTLPFALHLCNAGGAMHGGVLSTALDISMGHACQRFLSAGSTIQMEMRFLRPVKSNVVCTGRILKPGRRIVALESRMVDDQGRLAAVASGSWFRHSPE; this is encoded by the coding sequence ATGACCACCACCGGTTCCGTGCGTTCGATACCCGACCCGGTCGAGGCCGCGCAGTATGCGGCGGCCACCGCCGTGCCGGAGTTCGGACGCTATTTCCTCATCCACTTCCTCGGGCTGTCGATCGCCTATCACGACGACGAGCAATCATGCTCGGTGACACTGCCTTTCGCGTTGCATCTATGCAACGCGGGCGGCGCCATGCACGGCGGTGTGCTGTCGACCGCACTGGATATCTCGATGGGCCATGCGTGTCAGCGCTTCCTTTCGGCCGGGTCGACGATCCAGATGGAGATGCGATTCCTGCGCCCTGTCAAGAGCAACGTCGTCTGCACCGGCCGCATTCTCAAGCCCGGCCGGCGCATCGTCGCGCTCGAATCGCGGATGGTCGACGACCAAGGACGACTTGCAGCCGTCGCCTCCGGTTCCTGGTTCAGACACTCCCCCGAATAG
- a CDS encoding enoyl-CoA hydratase-related protein, which translates to MTDDVFVEHDDGIATVVLNKPDTHNAISLGMYRRIPEIFAELDADAGVKVVVVRGAGTRSFASGADISEFEEVRGNSNSAKAYNEQVAGAEHAIERFTKPTIAMVHGYCIGGGCGVALACDIRFADERSRFGITPAKLGLVYSLESTKRLVDVVGPSRAKWILYSGQHVYADDALRLGLIDELLPADDLEKHTYEFAKLITTRAQFSVRSAKRIVDLVIGGQTADDEITVDIRNSSFDTEDYAEGVRSFLEKRPPRFTWS; encoded by the coding sequence ATGACTGACGACGTCTTCGTCGAGCATGACGATGGAATCGCCACCGTGGTACTGAACAAGCCCGACACCCACAACGCGATCTCGCTTGGCATGTACAGGCGTATCCCCGAGATTTTCGCCGAATTGGACGCCGATGCGGGCGTCAAGGTGGTCGTCGTTCGCGGCGCGGGCACGCGCAGCTTCGCCTCCGGCGCCGACATCAGCGAGTTCGAAGAGGTACGCGGCAACAGCAACTCTGCCAAGGCCTACAACGAGCAGGTCGCCGGCGCCGAGCATGCGATCGAACGTTTCACCAAGCCGACCATCGCGATGGTGCACGGATACTGCATCGGTGGCGGCTGCGGCGTCGCCCTCGCGTGTGACATTCGATTCGCCGATGAGCGTTCCCGGTTCGGCATCACGCCGGCCAAGCTCGGACTGGTCTACAGCCTCGAATCCACCAAGCGTCTCGTCGACGTTGTCGGGCCCTCGCGCGCCAAATGGATCCTGTACTCCGGTCAGCATGTCTACGCAGACGATGCGTTGCGTCTCGGTCTGATCGACGAACTTCTTCCCGCCGACGATCTCGAGAAACACACCTACGAATTCGCCAAACTGATCACCACGCGCGCCCAGTTCAGCGTGCGGTCGGCCAAGCGGATCGTCGATCTGGTCATCGGAGGCCAGACGGCCGACGACGAAATCACCGTCGACATCCGCAATTCGTCCTTCGACACCGAGGACTATGCCGAAGGCGTTCGGTCCTTCCTCGAAAAGCGGCCGCCGAGGTTCACCTGGTCATGA